A portion of the Acidisarcina polymorpha genome contains these proteins:
- a CDS encoding ABC transporter permease, whose product MRIRDSQEAVRMAFETLRTNKLRSGLTVLGISIGISTVILISSAINGLNSNIDGFIRSLGTNSIWVFRFEPFGKRPTTEELNRKQLTYEDGLAMRTMPHVAAVDPSLQYQNFQLGIGSVSLKYGNRKIQNTILGGDTTDLEKTGGFTLKEGRLWTEDEENRRANVVVLGHDAAEDLFQNESPIGKEIQCEGDVFTVIGVFDTQPQPFGGGRNTQDNSAYFPLETFRKIHPEIKDFWITVKYDDPKNKALVQDEIRELLRRRRKVHVEDADNFAIFGPDSLGRLWNSLTGGLFLFMVAVSSVGLMVGGVGVMNIMLVSVTERTREIGVRKAIGATKANILLQFTIEAMTLCAVGGLIGILAGALFTVALHFAVGFLHAALSSTWVVVSFIVSCAIGLIFGIYPAWKAANLNPIEALRYE is encoded by the coding sequence ATGCGGATTCGTGACTCTCAGGAAGCAGTACGAATGGCGTTCGAGACGCTGCGGACCAATAAGCTGCGTTCCGGACTTACCGTCCTCGGCATCTCCATCGGCATCTCCACCGTCATCCTGATCTCCTCGGCGATCAACGGTCTTAACAGCAACATCGACGGTTTTATTCGCTCGCTCGGCACCAACAGCATCTGGGTCTTTCGCTTCGAGCCCTTCGGGAAACGCCCCACAACCGAGGAACTCAATCGCAAGCAGCTGACCTACGAAGATGGTTTGGCGATGCGGACCATGCCGCACGTGGCGGCCGTCGATCCTAGCCTGCAATACCAGAATTTCCAACTCGGGATCGGCTCCGTCTCGCTCAAATATGGCAATCGCAAGATCCAGAACACGATCCTGGGTGGCGATACCACTGATCTTGAAAAGACAGGAGGATTCACCCTCAAGGAAGGTCGGCTCTGGACAGAAGACGAAGAGAACCGGCGGGCGAACGTCGTAGTTCTCGGCCACGATGCCGCTGAAGATCTATTCCAGAACGAGTCGCCGATCGGCAAGGAAATCCAGTGCGAGGGCGACGTCTTCACCGTCATTGGGGTCTTTGACACCCAGCCCCAACCCTTTGGAGGCGGCCGCAATACCCAGGACAATTCCGCCTATTTCCCCTTGGAAACCTTCCGCAAGATTCATCCGGAGATCAAAGACTTCTGGATCACGGTCAAATATGACGACCCCAAGAATAAAGCCCTCGTTCAGGACGAGATACGCGAATTGCTGCGGCGCCGGCGCAAGGTGCATGTCGAGGACGCCGATAACTTCGCCATCTTCGGGCCTGACTCGCTTGGGCGTCTCTGGAACTCGTTGACCGGGGGGCTCTTCCTGTTTATGGTCGCGGTCTCCTCGGTTGGTCTCATGGTCGGCGGCGTCGGCGTGATGAATATCATGCTGGTTTCGGTGACTGAGCGCACGCGCGAAATCGGGGTACGCAAAGCGATCGGAGCCACCAAGGCCAACATCCTGCTTCAGTTCACCATCGAGGCGATGACTCTCTGCGCAGTGGGAGGCTTGATTGGGATTCTGGCGGGGGCCCTGTTCACCGTGGCCTTGCATTTTGCAGTCGGCTTTTTGCACGCCGCCCTCTCCTCGACCTGGGTGGTCGTCTCTTTCATCGTCTCGTGCGCCATCGGACTTATCTTCGGGATTTATCCGGCATGGAAGGCTGCCAACTTGAATCCCATCGAAGCCCTGCGTTACGAGTAG
- a CDS encoding ABC transporter permease, giving the protein MELIEGFKIALQSLWANKLRSILTLLGVVIGVASVITVVTLVNGAKQFVTTKLNSYGAEVVTVSKMPQTFITIEEYLAFQKRKDVKMEDYEAIRDECKSCLSVGALRNTTGKVVYGTKSSTDTDIRGWTWTMPPMSNLNIAQGRSFTEAEDVHSSHVAIVGYDVADNLLGQGDPLGKEIRVDGEPYTVIGVGERQGKTLGASQDNWVAVPLTAFLQSYGSNKSLVIYVNAGGGGPVIDRVSDDLRTIMRGRRHLAPGAPDTFSIDTSATFQNLLGQILNSFGAVVVAIAAISLVVGGIVIMNIMLVSVTERTREIGIRKALGARRHDIMVQFIVESATMSLFGGMIGVIGGITVAKVITLLVSFPSEVQLWSVLVGLFVATGVGVFFGVYPARKAAQLDPIVALRSEL; this is encoded by the coding sequence ATGGAACTGATTGAGGGCTTCAAGATAGCGCTCCAGTCGCTCTGGGCGAACAAACTTCGCTCGATCCTCACCTTGCTCGGGGTGGTGATCGGGGTCGCGTCGGTGATCACCGTTGTGACCCTCGTGAATGGCGCCAAGCAATTCGTTACGACCAAGCTGAACAGCTACGGAGCAGAAGTCGTCACCGTCAGCAAGATGCCTCAGACCTTCATTACGATTGAGGAATATCTCGCCTTCCAAAAGCGGAAGGACGTCAAGATGGAGGACTACGAAGCGATCCGCGACGAGTGCAAGTCCTGCCTCTCCGTAGGCGCTCTTCGGAACACAACCGGCAAGGTCGTCTACGGAACGAAATCCAGCACCGATACGGATATTCGCGGCTGGACCTGGACGATGCCGCCCATGTCGAATCTCAATATCGCCCAGGGCCGTTCGTTCACCGAAGCGGAAGATGTGCATAGCTCCCATGTCGCCATCGTCGGCTACGATGTCGCAGATAATCTCCTCGGGCAGGGAGATCCGCTCGGCAAGGAAATCCGGGTCGACGGCGAGCCCTACACGGTCATAGGCGTCGGGGAGCGTCAAGGCAAAACCCTCGGCGCCAGCCAGGACAACTGGGTGGCCGTACCGTTGACCGCATTCCTCCAGTCCTATGGTTCCAATAAAAGCCTGGTCATCTATGTCAATGCGGGGGGCGGCGGCCCGGTAATTGACCGCGTCTCCGATGACCTTCGCACCATCATGCGCGGACGGCGCCATCTCGCGCCCGGGGCGCCTGATACTTTTTCGATCGATACGAGTGCCACCTTCCAGAATCTTCTTGGACAGATCTTGAACAGCTTCGGTGCCGTGGTGGTGGCGATTGCCGCCATTTCTCTGGTCGTAGGGGGCATCGTCATCATGAACATCATGCTGGTCTCGGTGACCGAGCGCACTCGCGAGATCGGCATCCGAAAAGCATTAGGAGCGCGACGCCACGACATCATGGTCCAGTTCATCGTGGAGTCGGCCACCATGTCTCTCTTCGGAGGAATGATCGGGGTCATCGGCGGCATCACCGTCGCCAAAGTGATCACCCTCCTGGTAAGTTTCCCCTCCGAGGTTCAGCTTTGGTCGGTTCTCGTCGGACTCTTTGTGGCGACTGGCGTCGGAGTATTCTTTGGCGTCTATCCGGCGCGCAAAGCCGCTCAATTGGACCCCATCGTGGCCCTCAGATCGGAGTTGTAG